In one window of Catalinimonas alkaloidigena DNA:
- a CDS encoding NAD-dependent 4,6-dehydratase LegB has translation MQLKGKKVLVTGADGFIGSHLVEQLLEEGAHVRALTYYNSFNSWGWLETLAPPQLAEVEIFPGDVRDGACIQEAAQGCEVIFHLAALIAIPYSYQAPESYLDTNVKGTLNILQAARRHSVARVLITSTSEVYGTAQYIPIDEKHPRQGQSPYAASKIGADALAESFYRSFNVPVTIVRPFNTFGPRQSARAVIPTIITQLLQGKEEIKLGALTPTRDLLFVKDTVAGFTALACAEGALGKQLNLATQREVSIGELAQTLIDLINPQAFIQEDRSRLRPAASEVERLLGDATLTTQLTGWRPRHTLAEGLSKTIDWFREQHNLSRYKADIYNV, from the coding sequence ATGCAATTAAAAGGAAAAAAGGTATTGGTAACCGGAGCGGATGGATTTATTGGCAGCCATCTGGTAGAGCAGCTTCTGGAAGAGGGAGCCCACGTCAGAGCCTTAACGTATTATAATTCGTTCAACTCGTGGGGATGGCTCGAGACGCTTGCTCCTCCCCAGTTGGCCGAAGTTGAAATCTTTCCAGGAGATGTACGAGATGGTGCCTGCATACAGGAAGCTGCGCAGGGGTGTGAGGTTATCTTCCACCTGGCAGCGCTTATTGCCATTCCGTATAGCTATCAGGCCCCTGAAAGTTACTTGGATACTAATGTAAAGGGCACCCTGAATATTTTGCAGGCGGCACGGCGACACTCCGTTGCACGCGTCCTGATCACCTCTACTTCGGAAGTATACGGCACAGCACAATACATTCCGATCGACGAGAAACATCCTCGCCAAGGGCAATCGCCCTACGCCGCCAGCAAGATTGGCGCTGATGCATTAGCCGAATCGTTCTATCGAAGTTTTAATGTACCGGTCACCATTGTCCGCCCATTCAACACGTTTGGACCGCGTCAATCTGCACGTGCTGTCATTCCAACCATCATTACCCAACTGCTTCAGGGCAAAGAAGAGATCAAATTAGGAGCACTGACGCCAACACGTGATCTTTTGTTTGTGAAAGATACCGTTGCGGGCTTTACGGCCCTGGCGTGTGCCGAAGGTGCGCTTGGTAAACAGCTAAATTTAGCCACACAGCGCGAAGTGAGTATTGGGGAGCTGGCCCAGACCCTCATTGACCTGATCAACCCACAAGCTTTCATTCAGGAAGACCGCAGCCGCTTACGGCCAGCGGCGAGCGAAGTAGAACGGCTCCTTGGCGATGCAACTCTGACAACCCAGCTTACGGGCTGGCGCCCTCGTCATACACTGGCAGAAGGCCTCAGCAAAACCATTGATTGGTTTCGCGAACAGCACAACCTGAGTCGCTATAAGGCCGACATTTACAACGTATAG
- a CDS encoding lipopolysaccharide biosynthesis protein, with amino-acid sequence MGIIIRQGARSTLIQYVGVLIGAFNLLWLFPKFMSPAEIGLMRLLQDIAFSFASFAQLGGSNIVDKFYPVFRDDSSHHNGFFFWAVVYPVPGFLLFSLVFLIFRPFWLSIYAENTPAINEYYLLIAPLTFLYIYQFILEAYCRTQLKIVIPAVWREVVLRVLTAGLVLLYFVGWLSFAGVMKGVVAVVAIHIFLLLMYLYRLNVLRFAPNLNFITPQLLRQIGTFGSYILIGGIGGVIVTKIDSLMIAEAIDADSVAIYSIAFYIGTIIEMPRRAISQISTPILSRAWAENDLALIEELYKKSALNQTIVGVLFFLGIWCNVDAIFNLIPNAEIYRAGKYVILFVGLGKLVDMISGVNSEIILQSQYYRFNLLSIVVLAVVTIITNLIFIPRYGITGAAFATALSVTLYNLAKYGFLYLKFRLQPLDWRIALICTLGLVIYGLVELIPAPQAELWSSIQNILVRSGIIVVLFGGTVYGLGLSEDLNRLLNKYTGFRRS; translated from the coding sequence ATGGGGATTATCATTCGGCAAGGCGCACGCTCTACGCTCATTCAGTATGTAGGAGTATTGATCGGGGCCTTTAACCTGCTCTGGCTGTTTCCAAAATTTATGTCCCCTGCCGAAATAGGGCTGATGCGTCTGTTGCAGGATATCGCTTTTTCGTTTGCCTCGTTTGCACAGCTAGGAGGCTCTAATATTGTCGATAAATTCTACCCTGTTTTCCGAGACGATTCCTCGCATCATAATGGCTTTTTTTTCTGGGCAGTCGTGTATCCTGTGCCCGGTTTCCTACTTTTCAGCTTGGTATTTCTGATCTTTCGACCTTTCTGGTTATCGATCTATGCCGAAAATACCCCTGCCATCAACGAGTACTATCTGCTCATTGCCCCGCTGACCTTTCTTTACATCTATCAGTTTATTTTGGAAGCTTACTGTCGGACGCAGCTCAAAATTGTAATCCCGGCCGTATGGCGCGAAGTGGTGTTGCGCGTGCTGACGGCGGGCCTGGTACTGCTCTATTTTGTCGGATGGCTTTCGTTCGCGGGAGTCATGAAAGGCGTAGTGGCGGTGGTCGCCATACACATCTTCCTGTTGCTGATGTACTTGTACCGGCTGAATGTGCTTCGGTTTGCACCGAATTTAAACTTTATCACCCCGCAGTTATTGCGGCAGATCGGCACCTTTGGTAGCTACATCCTTATTGGGGGCATAGGAGGAGTAATTGTAACCAAAATCGATAGCTTGATGATTGCCGAAGCCATTGATGCCGATTCGGTAGCGATCTATTCGATTGCGTTTTACATAGGTACCATCATTGAAATGCCCCGCCGCGCAATCAGTCAAATCAGTACCCCAATTCTTTCACGGGCCTGGGCCGAAAACGATCTCGCTCTGATTGAAGAGTTGTATAAAAAATCGGCCTTGAATCAAACGATCGTAGGCGTCCTTTTTTTTCTGGGCATTTGGTGTAATGTGGATGCTATTTTTAACCTCATTCCTAATGCAGAGATTTACCGCGCAGGTAAGTACGTCATCCTTTTTGTAGGGCTGGGCAAACTGGTGGACATGATTTCGGGCGTCAACTCTGAGATCATTCTTCAATCACAGTACTATCGCTTCAACTTGCTGTCCATTGTGGTGCTTGCTGTCGTGACCATCATCACCAACTTAATCTTCATCCCTCGTTATGGCATTACAGGCGCGGCTTTCGCTACTGCGCTTTCGGTGACGCTCTACAACTTGGCGAAATATGGCTTCCTCTACCTGAAATTTCGACTACAGCCGCTCGACTGGCGGATCGCCCTGATATGCACGCTGGGCCTTGTTATTTATGGGCTGGTTGAATTGATACCCGCGCCCCAGGCCGAGCTTTGGAGCTCCATACAAAATATTTTGGTGCGTTCAGGGATCATTGTGGTGCTTTTTGGAGGAACGGTATACGGACTCGGACTTTCTGAAGACCTCAATCGATTGTTAAACAAATACACAGGGTTCCGCAGATCCTAA
- a CDS encoding nucleoside deaminase: MNPTFMEEAIRLAAEGMQHDQGGPFGAVVVKEGKIIGKGCNQVTSQNDPTAHAEMVAIREACHHLGSFQLNGCELYTSCEPCPMCLGAIYWARLDRVYYAGTRQDAARHGFDDALIYEEIELAPSERLISFTQLDQEKALEVFRAWTAKEDRKEY; this comes from the coding sequence ATGAATCCAACGTTTATGGAAGAGGCCATTCGGCTAGCCGCCGAAGGCATGCAACACGACCAGGGCGGACCTTTCGGGGCCGTGGTGGTCAAAGAAGGAAAAATTATTGGCAAAGGCTGCAACCAGGTTACCTCGCAGAACGACCCCACGGCCCACGCCGAAATGGTCGCCATCCGGGAAGCATGCCACCACCTCGGCAGCTTTCAGTTGAACGGCTGCGAACTTTACACGTCCTGCGAGCCTTGCCCCATGTGTCTGGGGGCCATCTACTGGGCACGCCTCGACCGCGTCTATTATGCCGGCACCCGCCAGGACGCTGCCCGGCACGGCTTCGACGATGCCTTGATCTATGAAGAAATCGAACTGGCACCCAGCGAGCGCCTCATTTCGTTCACGCAACTGGACCAGGAAAAAGCCCTGGAGGTTTTCCGGGCCTGGACCGCCAAGGAAGATCGAAAGGAGTACTGA
- a CDS encoding alpha/beta fold hydrolase, with protein sequence MTPTLRTLEHDHICLAYRVWGTGTHPMLAFHGFGQTGAHFAALQPAWEHTFRVYAFDLFCHGDSAWPHGTMPLNFATWTTLMQRFCQQEKIDMFSAAGFSLGSRLALATATAFPQQLTSLTLVAPDSPFLSPWYRLAMAWPRLFRWSLSHSDVWLSWITRLEQTGVLAPAAARLALRSLRQPAHRARMACAWPVFSALRFSPVSLSQLFERHAVSVQLFLGKNDPIAAERKLIAWVGPMTRGKVTLLDVPHERLLAVVAGHWPQN encoded by the coding sequence GTGACCCCTACCCTGCGTACTCTCGAACACGACCACATTTGCCTGGCCTACCGGGTCTGGGGAACGGGAACGCACCCGATGCTGGCGTTTCACGGTTTCGGACAAACGGGCGCGCACTTCGCTGCCTTGCAGCCGGCCTGGGAACATACGTTCCGGGTCTATGCTTTCGATCTATTTTGCCACGGTGACAGTGCATGGCCGCACGGCACCATGCCCCTGAATTTCGCTACCTGGACAACCCTGATGCAGCGCTTTTGTCAGCAGGAGAAGATCGATATGTTTTCGGCAGCGGGCTTCAGCCTGGGCAGTCGCCTGGCCCTGGCTACCGCAACCGCGTTTCCGCAGCAACTCACCTCCCTGACGCTTGTCGCGCCCGACAGCCCCTTTCTCAGCCCCTGGTACCGCCTGGCAATGGCCTGGCCCCGCCTGTTTCGCTGGAGTCTGTCGCATAGTGACGTGTGGCTCAGCTGGATTACGCGCCTGGAGCAAACCGGCGTACTTGCCCCGGCAGCGGCGCGCCTGGCCCTCCGCTCCTTGCGCCAACCGGCGCATCGAGCACGAATGGCCTGCGCGTGGCCCGTCTTCTCAGCATTACGCTTCTCGCCAGTTTCTCTCTCGCAGCTTTTCGAACGACACGCAGTGTCTGTACAACTTTTTTTGGGGAAAAACGATCCGATCGCGGCCGAACGGAAACTCATCGCCTGGGTCGGTCCAATGACTCGGGGCAAAGTCACCCTACTGGACGTGCCTCACGAACGCTTGTTGGCGGTGGTAGCGGGCCACTGGCCTCAGAATTGA
- a CDS encoding ABC transporter ATP-binding protein produces MLQARQLTKKYGQLQVLKGIDLHIQEKEIVAIVGASGAGKSTLLHILGTLDTPDSGEVMLKNQNVTQLRERALARFRNEHIGFIFQFHNLLPEFTALENVCIPGYLGKRNPAQVTKRAQELLSILNLSHRVNHKPSEMSGGEQQRTAVARALINAPSIIFADEPSGNLDSRNAEELHRLFFRLRDELGQTFVIVTHNKELAEMSDRTLEMQDGLMASTTHNVRATGSGV; encoded by the coding sequence ATGCTTCAGGCTCGGCAACTCACCAAAAAGTACGGTCAATTACAAGTATTGAAAGGAATTGACCTCCACATTCAGGAAAAAGAAATCGTCGCCATCGTGGGGGCTTCGGGAGCGGGGAAAAGCACGCTTCTGCACATCCTGGGAACGCTCGATACGCCGGACAGTGGGGAGGTGATGCTGAAGAATCAGAATGTCACGCAATTGCGCGAACGCGCGCTGGCCCGGTTCCGGAACGAGCACATCGGCTTTATTTTCCAGTTTCATAACCTGTTGCCCGAATTTACCGCGTTGGAAAACGTCTGCATTCCCGGCTATCTGGGCAAGCGCAATCCGGCACAGGTGACCAAACGCGCACAAGAGTTGCTTTCGATCCTGAACCTGTCGCACCGCGTCAACCACAAACCTTCGGAGATGTCGGGCGGCGAGCAGCAACGCACTGCCGTGGCCCGTGCCCTGATCAACGCACCGTCCATCATCTTCGCCGATGAACCCAGCGGCAACCTCGACTCGCGTAACGCCGAGGAGCTGCACCGCCTCTTTTTTCGGTTACGCGACGAGTTGGGCCAGACGTTTGTGATTGTGACGCACAACAAAGAGTTGGCCGAAATGAGCGACCGCACGCTCGAAATGCAGGACGGCCTGATGGCCTCCACCACGCATAACGTCAGGGCCACGGGTTCAGGCGTATGA
- the sucC gene encoding ADP-forming succinate--CoA ligase subunit beta — protein MNIHEYQAKDILKKYGVRIQEGIVADTPEKAVEAAHQLQEQTGTEWFVVKAQIHAGGRGKGGGVKLAKSFDEVKEKAGAILGMQLVTPQTGPEGKLVRKVLISQDVYYPGASEPKEYYLSITLDRNTSQDVIIASTEGGMDIEEVAAKTPDKIVKEWIDPAVGLQGFQARKVAFAFGLSGNAFKEMVKFVTALYTAYRETDASLFEINPVLKTSDDKILAVDAKMNLDDNALYRHKDFAELRDITEEDPLEVEAGESGLNYVKLDGNVGCMVNGAGLAMATMDVIKLSGGEPANFLDVGGGANAKTVEAGFRIILKDPNVKAILINIFGGIVRCDRVANGVVEAYKQIGDIPVPIIVRLQGTNAEEGAKIIEESGLKVKSAILLKDAAQKVKEVLA, from the coding sequence ATGAATATTCACGAGTATCAGGCGAAAGACATCCTGAAAAAATACGGTGTACGCATCCAGGAGGGTATTGTCGCCGACACCCCGGAAAAGGCTGTGGAAGCGGCCCATCAACTGCAAGAGCAAACCGGAACCGAATGGTTTGTGGTGAAAGCGCAGATCCACGCCGGTGGGCGCGGGAAAGGTGGCGGGGTGAAGCTGGCCAAGAGTTTTGACGAAGTGAAGGAAAAAGCCGGTGCCATTCTGGGCATGCAACTGGTGACCCCACAAACCGGTCCTGAAGGAAAACTGGTGCGTAAAGTCCTGATTTCGCAGGATGTCTACTATCCTGGTGCATCGGAACCGAAAGAATACTACCTCAGCATTACGCTGGATCGGAACACCAGCCAGGACGTGATCATTGCCAGCACCGAAGGGGGGATGGACATTGAAGAAGTCGCGGCCAAAACGCCCGATAAAATTGTGAAGGAGTGGATTGATCCGGCCGTCGGATTGCAGGGATTCCAGGCGCGCAAAGTTGCGTTTGCCTTCGGCCTGTCGGGCAATGCCTTCAAAGAGATGGTCAAATTCGTTACGGCACTTTACACGGCCTATCGCGAAACGGACGCATCGCTGTTCGAAATCAACCCGGTGCTGAAAACCTCGGACGATAAAATTCTGGCGGTCGATGCCAAAATGAACCTGGACGATAACGCCCTGTACCGCCACAAAGATTTTGCGGAATTGCGCGACATTACCGAAGAAGATCCGCTGGAAGTGGAAGCGGGCGAGTCAGGCCTGAACTACGTGAAGCTGGACGGTAACGTGGGATGTATGGTGAACGGTGCCGGTCTGGCCATGGCCACGATGGACGTAATCAAACTGTCGGGCGGAGAGCCTGCCAACTTCCTCGACGTTGGGGGTGGAGCTAACGCGAAAACGGTGGAAGCCGGCTTCCGCATCATTCTGAAAGACCCGAATGTAAAAGCCATTCTGATCAACATTTTCGGTGGCATTGTGCGCTGCGACCGCGTGGCCAACGGTGTGGTGGAAGCTTACAAGCAGATCGGCGACATTCCCGTACCGATCATTGTACGCCTGCAGGGCACTAACGCCGAAGAGGGCGCGAAGATTATTGAAGAGTCGGGTCTGAAGGTGAAATCGGCGATTTTGCTGAAGGATGCGGCCCAGAAAGTAAAAGAAGTACTGGCGTAA
- the priA gene encoding primosomal protein N', with translation MSTLDLNPYLPTERVTLFADVILPLPLPQLFTYRVPHDLNDAIQPGARAVVQFGRRKIVTAVVARLHETAPSRYQAKYILELLDDEPLVNEHQLRFFEWMADYYLCAIGEVMNAALPSGLKISSRSRIQLNPDWDRSGFDLLNEKEGKLIELLEEHESLTYDEAAEKLDVKNIYHILKGLTALRAIILFEELKEKYKPRTIKKVRLVPHHTASEERLQALFEQLESNPKQISVLLSYLQRVPVHANPAYNEKGIEKSELKGTGISASSLATLTKNGVFEEFEVVVSRFPTTGKAEKLKEVVLTEQQTRAREEIIRLFQEKEVTLLHGITGSGKTEVYIDLIRRALDSGSQVLFMLPEIALTTQIVARLQKVFGQEMGIYHSKFSDNERVEVWQSVASGAISFIVGVRSAIFLPFSNLGLIIVDEEHETSYKQFDPAPRYHARDASLVLARQHGARVLLGSATPSIETYHQARTERWGLVEMLQRYGDAQLPEMELADISIEKKQKKLQNGFGTALLDAMRQSMTRHEQVILFQNRRGYSPWLQCQECDHVPRCRQCDVSLTYHQAAQELRCHYCGYHEDVPRTCPECDSPKLMAMGAGTERIEDDLKLLIPEIRVQRMDLDTTRSKNSYQQIIGDFEERNIDVLVGTQMVSKGLDFDHVGLVGIFDADRMLHFPDFRAHERTFQMITQVSGRAGRRDRRGRVIIQTHKPQQAILHKIVQGDFLGLYLDEIREREGFFYPPFAHLIRVTTKCEERKVAFQAATALVNIFSRHLGPSRVMGPEAPVVERIRNQYLQDVLVKLERGKLNLKAVKEMIRREIRTLETERIYKNVRFVVDVDPV, from the coding sequence TTGTCCACGCTCGATCTCAATCCGTATTTGCCCACGGAACGCGTCACGTTGTTTGCGGACGTGATTCTGCCGTTGCCGTTGCCGCAGTTGTTCACCTACCGGGTGCCCCACGACCTGAACGACGCCATTCAGCCCGGCGCACGGGCGGTGGTGCAGTTTGGTCGGCGCAAAATTGTGACGGCGGTGGTGGCGCGACTGCACGAAACGGCACCGTCCCGCTACCAGGCCAAGTACATCCTGGAACTGCTCGACGACGAGCCCCTGGTGAACGAACATCAGCTACGCTTTTTCGAGTGGATGGCCGACTACTACCTGTGCGCCATCGGGGAAGTGATGAATGCCGCCCTGCCGTCGGGGTTGAAAATCAGTAGCCGTTCGCGCATTCAACTGAACCCAGACTGGGACCGCTCCGGCTTCGACTTGCTGAACGAGAAGGAGGGCAAGTTGATCGAACTGCTGGAAGAACACGAGTCGCTGACGTATGACGAAGCCGCCGAGAAGCTGGACGTTAAAAACATTTACCACATTCTGAAAGGGCTGACCGCCCTGCGCGCCATCATTCTGTTTGAGGAACTGAAGGAGAAGTACAAACCCCGCACGATCAAGAAAGTGCGGCTGGTACCGCACCATACGGCTTCGGAAGAGCGGTTACAGGCGCTGTTCGAACAACTGGAGAGCAACCCGAAACAGATTTCGGTGCTGTTGTCTTACCTGCAACGCGTGCCGGTGCACGCCAACCCGGCGTACAATGAAAAAGGCATAGAGAAATCGGAACTGAAAGGAACTGGGATCTCGGCTTCGTCGCTGGCGACGCTGACCAAAAACGGGGTCTTCGAAGAATTTGAAGTGGTAGTGTCGCGCTTCCCCACTACCGGAAAAGCCGAGAAGCTGAAAGAAGTCGTGCTGACGGAACAACAGACACGCGCCCGTGAAGAAATCATCCGCCTTTTTCAGGAAAAAGAGGTCACGCTGCTGCACGGCATCACCGGCAGCGGGAAAACCGAAGTGTATATTGACCTGATCCGGCGCGCGCTCGACAGCGGTTCGCAGGTGCTGTTCATGCTGCCCGAAATTGCCCTGACCACGCAGATTGTGGCGCGCTTGCAGAAAGTATTTGGACAGGAAATGGGCATTTACCACTCTAAATTTTCCGATAACGAACGGGTGGAAGTGTGGCAAAGCGTGGCTTCCGGCGCTATTTCCTTTATTGTCGGTGTACGATCCGCCATCTTTTTGCCCTTCAGCAACCTCGGGTTGATCATCGTCGACGAAGAGCATGAGACGTCGTACAAGCAGTTCGACCCCGCCCCGCGCTACCACGCGCGCGATGCCTCCCTGGTGCTGGCGCGGCAACACGGCGCACGTGTGCTGCTGGGATCAGCGACGCCTTCGATCGAGACGTACCATCAGGCCCGCACCGAACGCTGGGGCTTGGTGGAAATGCTGCAACGCTATGGCGACGCACAACTGCCGGAAATGGAACTGGCCGACATCTCGATTGAGAAGAAGCAGAAGAAATTGCAGAACGGCTTCGGGACCGCGCTACTGGACGCCATGCGCCAGAGCATGACGCGCCACGAACAGGTCATTTTGTTTCAGAACCGTCGCGGGTATTCTCCCTGGCTGCAATGCCAGGAGTGCGACCACGTGCCCCGCTGCCGTCAGTGTGACGTAAGTTTGACATACCACCAGGCCGCACAGGAGTTGCGCTGTCATTACTGCGGGTATCACGAAGATGTGCCCCGCACCTGCCCCGAGTGCGACTCGCCCAAACTGATGGCGATGGGGGCCGGCACCGAGCGCATCGAAGACGACCTGAAGCTGCTCATTCCGGAAATCAGAGTGCAGCGGATGGACCTGGACACCACGCGCAGCAAAAACAGTTACCAGCAGATCATCGGCGATTTTGAAGAACGCAACATCGACGTGCTGGTCGGCACCCAGATGGTCAGCAAAGGCCTGGACTTCGACCACGTGGGGCTGGTCGGCATTTTCGATGCCGACCGCATGCTCCACTTCCCTGATTTTCGGGCGCACGAACGCACGTTCCAGATGATTACCCAGGTAAGTGGCCGGGCCGGACGGCGCGACCGCCGAGGACGCGTTATCATCCAGACCCACAAACCGCAACAGGCCATTCTCCACAAAATTGTGCAGGGCGATTTCCTGGGGCTGTACCTCGACGAAATCCGCGAGCGCGAGGGGTTCTTTTATCCGCCCTTTGCGCACCTGATTCGCGTTACCACCAAGTGCGAAGAACGAAAAGTGGCGTTTCAGGCCGCCACGGCGCTGGTCAATATTTTTAGCCGGCACCTCGGCCCGAGTCGCGTCATGGGACCGGAAGCACCCGTAGTGGAACGGATTCGCAATCAGTATTTGCAGGATGTGCTCGTGAAGCTGGAACGGGGAAAACTGAACCTGAAAGCGGTAAAAGAGATGATCCGCCGCGAAATTCGCACGCTCGAAACCGAGCGGATTTACAAAAATGTGCGCTTCGTGGTGGATGTCGATCCGGTCTAG
- a CDS encoding S8 family serine peptidase gives MQRRSQLWLFLLLPFWAASLPLTAQPHSDTEKYWIFLTDKDLAATPAISAQTRANRQHQGLPLFQWTDVPLQAAYVQALQHEGVQIVCRSRWLNAVSAYLTDAQQTALRQLPFVKEVRPLRGQLQLAETEPTETTRWASPASQQMASPFFETEKLTGKGVVVGVIDAGFYRAHQSPTLRHLFEAGQILQFRDFVNPTKADFFGTSETAQDAHGTSVLNMITGWDEEKHERYGFAPDAQFYLARTDHGNDEFRGEEDYWMAAMEWMDSLGVRLINTSLGYALGFDNPQENYRPEEMDGQTSTIVKAARIATEEKGILLVVSAGNDGDNRHWRYISTPADAPGVLAVGATWQDVWKKMGYSGIGPAFLPYLKPDVACYSLTGTSFSAPVITGFVACLMQKAPHLTNAQLMELVRRSAHLYPYGNNYVGYGVPQADRALQWLAKTPPSASAREVRVKGDHYHLKLRHAHENEVLLFHKRDATQVVDQTTARVRRHALDIARPDGVARTTIDLQTEVIELVWE, from the coding sequence ATGCAACGACGGTCACAACTTTGGCTGTTCCTTCTGCTGCCTTTCTGGGCGGCCTCTCTGCCGCTGACGGCCCAACCTCATTCGGACACAGAAAAGTATTGGATCTTCCTGACGGACAAGGACCTTGCTGCAACGCCCGCCATCAGCGCCCAGACGCGTGCAAACCGGCAGCACCAGGGCCTGCCGCTGTTTCAGTGGACGGATGTGCCCCTCCAGGCGGCATACGTTCAGGCCTTGCAACACGAAGGAGTGCAGATCGTGTGCAGATCGCGCTGGCTCAATGCCGTGTCGGCCTACCTGACGGACGCCCAGCAAACGGCTCTGCGGCAACTGCCTTTTGTCAAAGAAGTTCGCCCGCTGCGGGGGCAATTGCAACTGGCCGAAACGGAACCTACCGAAACCACGCGATGGGCAAGCCCGGCATCGCAACAGATGGCCTCTCCTTTTTTCGAGACCGAAAAACTTACCGGCAAAGGTGTGGTGGTGGGTGTGATCGACGCGGGCTTCTACCGGGCGCATCAGTCCCCTACCCTGCGGCATTTGTTCGAGGCGGGGCAGATTTTGCAATTCCGCGACTTTGTCAACCCCACCAAAGCCGACTTTTTCGGTACGTCGGAAACGGCTCAGGATGCGCACGGCACGTCGGTCCTGAATATGATTACGGGATGGGACGAAGAAAAACACGAACGCTACGGTTTTGCGCCGGACGCGCAGTTTTACCTGGCCCGCACCGACCACGGCAACGACGAATTTCGGGGTGAGGAAGATTACTGGATGGCGGCGATGGAATGGATGGATAGCCTCGGCGTCCGGCTCATCAACACGTCGCTGGGGTACGCGCTGGGCTTCGATAATCCGCAAGAAAACTACCGCCCGGAAGAGATGGACGGCCAGACCAGTACCATTGTGAAAGCCGCCCGCATCGCCACCGAAGAAAAAGGCATCCTTTTGGTGGTGTCGGCCGGAAACGACGGCGACAACCGCCACTGGCGCTACATTTCTACGCCCGCCGACGCACCCGGGGTACTGGCGGTCGGGGCCACGTGGCAGGACGTCTGGAAAAAAATGGGCTACAGCGGCATCGGACCGGCCTTTCTGCCTTACCTGAAACCCGACGTGGCCTGTTACTCCCTAACGGGCACTTCGTTTTCTGCGCCGGTCATTACAGGCTTCGTGGCCTGTCTGATGCAGAAAGCGCCGCACCTGACCAATGCGCAGCTGATGGAGCTGGTCCGCCGGTCGGCGCATTTGTACCCGTACGGCAACAATTATGTGGGCTACGGCGTGCCGCAGGCCGACCGCGCCCTGCAATGGCTCGCCAAGACGCCCCCGTCGGCCTCGGCTCGCGAAGTGCGTGTGAAAGGTGACCACTACCACCTGAAACTTCGACATGCTCACGAAAACGAAGTCTTACTTTTCCACAAGCGGGATGCCACGCAGGTAGTCGACCAGACCACCGCTCGTGTCCGTCGCCATGCCCTCGACATCGCCCGTCCTGACGGCGTTGCCCGTACCACCATCGACCTGCAAACGGAAGTCATCGAGCTGGTGTGGGAGTAG